AAAGTATTTTTTTGTGGTTTGCTATTGCGCTAAATCCGCTGTACAACACATCGTTTAGCGCATCCAAGCTTTCACCTAATTGCCAAGTTTCATTTTGCATCAGCAATCGGTTTATTTCTATGTAAAAGCTCGGAATGCTAACAACATTTTTTCCTTCAATATAAAATGTTTTCATGGGTATTTCATTTCAACTATAAAAATAATATTTTTTTGTAGGATATTTAAATTTTTCAAATAACTTTGTATTGCAAAGTAAAATGATATGGCATCAAAAATTCAAGACGATTTATCGCACATTAAAAATATGATGGAACGTTCTACGCGTTTTATTTCATTAAGCGGATTAAGCGGCGTTTTAGCTGGTACGGTTGCATTAGTTGGTGCTTACATAGCGCATTTTATGTTACAGGTAAACCAGAATCAGCCAAATACGTATTCGGTTTTTAGTTTTGTTATGTTGGCATTGGTTGTTTTGGTAGTTGCTATTTCGGCTGGGGTTTATTTTACGGTAAGTAAAAGTAAAAAATTACAGCTTCCTTTTTGGACATCAGCAAGCAAAAATGTGCTGATTGCTTTGGCAGTTCCGTTAGTAACGGGCGGTATTTTTTGTTTGTCTTTGCTTGCGCATAAATTATTTTGGCTTTTAGTACCTGTTATGTTGTTGTTTTACGGTTTGGCACTTGTTAATGCAGAAAAATATACATTTTCCGATATTAAATATTTAGGATTTTGCCAAATTGTTTTAGGGCTTATTGCTGCTTTTGTAACCAATTATGCACTTGTTTTTTGGGCTTTAGGTTTTGGGGTGTTACATATTTTGTACGGAATTATTCTGTATAAAAAATACAATTAGCATGGGGATTATTGAACGACTAAATAAAGATTTTGAAAGTAGGGTTCGCCTTGGCATCATGTCCATTTTAATGGTAAACGATTGGGTAGATTTTAATGAAATGAAAGTTTTACTTGACGTTACCGATGGAAATTTAGCCAGCCATACCGCTGCGCTTGAAAAAAAGAATATATTTTGATTAAAAAGGAGTTTGTGGGTAAAAAGCCAAAAACTTCTTACCAAGCAACGCAATTAGGAAAGGCGGAGTTTAAAAAGCATTTAGCTGCTTTAGAAAAATTAATGAGACACTAATTGTCTTATTTTTTTAAACAATAACTTTGAATAGCAAAGTACTTTATATTTAAATTCAATCATCATGAAAAAACATCTTTTAATTTTAATTTCAGCTGTGGTTTTTACAGCTTTATTTTACAACGAAAGCGTGGGTATTAATCTTAGCCTTTTCGGATTTTTTCTTTTGCTGCTCACTTGGTTTCAATTTCCAAAAGCTAAAAAAAACGCAAACTTTTTGTT
This genomic window from Flavobacterium agricola contains:
- a CDS encoding ribonuclease inhibitor translates to MKTFYIEGKNVVSIPSFYIEINRLLMQNETWQLGESLDALNDVLYSGFSAIANHKKILFIWNNSQISRVNLGLQTTRTYLETKLNNTMYNKKLIQKQLDELVQGTGSTYF